The nucleotide window gttttgtaagataattcccaacaaacattgacattctcaaaaggtgctttatttgagaactttgatagcttctaaactgacNgattgtccctggtctgcagctctcctcacatgttttgcagacacaaagtgtttgtcgatgcgtttatgttccatgattacactgcaggacgtgcaaaacagctgcagctggggaggaaactggtttgctgaaatctttgtgggcagatgtgaagcattagcgcacattttggcttcggtcgctgctcctgcacgctcccggcattctgatgttaacaggaagtgatgttaTGTGTCTTCTTCcggagttatttggggttattttgtattccacgctacacaaacccacagagaagagaccagaccgcagaaacggtggcgaatcactttagaaacaataaatattgggttaaagttgcggtgttttgggcaaagttgcaaaaagttacggttttgcggggtttgcttgattttgcgttaatagttgcgatcgcaacatcgtgaaatcctggagggtctgttaTATGGATAAAAAGGTTgaactgttttaatttgtacACAAGCCTTAGCTCCTCTGCAAAAAGTTGCATAAGATAACTTTTTGGAAATTAgtgcttcataaataaaaactttaagatCTTTTTTGTTATGGTTGCAACTTTGTTAGCTAATCAGagctgctgaaagctaaagtaacctgtttttgtttttgtccgtCCAGCGAGTTTCTCTCGAGACTCTGAGGACGAGTCGAGGGATCGGAGGATAAAGAGACGACCGGACTCCTCAGAAGAAGACTCCCGGCAGCGGCACAGACGACTAGCACTAAAACGCAGGCGAGCCTCCGAAGAGGACGACTCGGACTCAGACTCAGACTCGTCCTCGGAGGAGGACCGTCCCATCCGTAAACGGGTGAACCGCATTGACTCGGACGACTCTGACGAGGAGGCGCAGGAGGAGAAACCGAAGGAGAAGAAGCCTgcggaggaggagatggaggaggaggagtcgaAGGGAACGAGCCCGGCGGACTCCGGTCCCGTTGAGCCGCAGCCCACAAACGGACAGAGCGAAACGAAGAGTTTCGAGTGCTTCATCAGCCGCCCCGCGCCCGCTGCTCCGGGCCTCATCCCACACCTGGAACTGCCCAAAACCATCAGTTCTACACCAGCTGCTGCCATAGCACCAAACGGTCTGGTTGGCCAGGAAATGTCGGCGCAGGATGACGACGAAGACGACCTGTTAGGAGTCACGGACCTCGTGGACTACGTCTGCAATAACGAAcagttgtaaaaacagaaaacgtgtactgtttcctttttttgtggtattgtatttttatatggCTTAACTTTATTATTCCCTCCCCTACCAACACTTcctctttgttatttttctcgTGGAGCTCGGTTCTCGACGGTCTGAGGCAGTTCCTGTGGGACTCGGCAGCAACACAACATTTCCTGTTTGACCCGTAACGACCGGCTGACATCATCCAGCTCCACTGCCAAACCTTGccatttcacctctcatccaagtgtttttgaaatgttgttttttttttttttatctgcgcGTCTGCCTAAGCACTAACGTACCCGTGTGGAAATTTGGCACTGaaatcttttatcttttgtctgAACTCGGTTGTCAGTCTGACTCGAATTGACTCGTCAAACATCATTCCATAACTGACCTGAGGTTCAAAGCCTCTGCTGAAGGAAAGAAACCTTAGAGCTGCGGCTGGTTTGGTTAGTTTTtcacaaagactttttttatttttaaataagatgaacagaagttgttttaagaaggcaGACTTTGTGAGCTCGTTAAATATGCAACACACTCCAGAACTGTTCtgttctttgcttttaaaaaaatagctgctGAATTTACAGCATTTGAGATTTCCCAGGACAAGATACTTTTTGCTGTATAAAACACAGCACTGTTGAGTGTGGACACTCTTTAATGAATGAACCACAATTATCAGAATTATCCCACAAAACGGATGGTttagaaaaacaattatttaaaaaaacaaatgttagaaAGGAAAGTTTCACTCGAggtttttaactgtttgttttggactGTTGGAGGTCCTAACTTCCATCGAGCTTCAGTCACCACCTGCTGCCATGAAgtgcgggcgatcatgtaattgttgGCGAGATACAGATACAGTGTCATGACCCAGTGGTcgacttttaatgaaacacttgaAGTAACCGTTGgatgaacttttagagtcactctgattcaagatggccgcctcagcaaacaaacatttttgcatctgttgtgttagtagctgagagtcgtctcaAACTCTCACTCGAAGgcctgaaaggcggcgggcgacatgcattcctgcGTGAGGAACGTGGCTAATGATGAAATCTTTACAAAGTTTAGATGGATATTCTATTTATTTTGACTTCCTGAATTATTTCTTGTAGCCGAATGAGATCTAAATGAAAAACCGTTTTCACCGACAGTCTTTGTGTCAAGCTAACCAACCTCCTCCAGgatcttatttttctttgaatttgtgGAACGTTTTAAACTCGTTTTTAAGCCTAAATTAGATATTGGATAAGCTAACCTTTAACAAAGCCCAGCTGGTGTTGTAGATGGAAACGCTGCCCTGACTTTTCCACCATCAATATTCCATCAGTATATAGtcaaccttttttattgtttgaatggATATTAAGTGACCAACGTGTATTTTTCAACCCCAGAACTTTTgtatttgaatgatttttttttttattgttatattcATGTGTAATTACCTGAACAGCACCGGTGGTGAactcccctttttgtttttgggaaacaaaatcaaaaggaTAAAACTCTCAGATTTAGTCTAGTGTCATCTTATTTCATTTGTtactttgtggttttgtttttatgtattttttgtacATCTAAACCTTTTGTTAGTCTCTTTGAGCAAAATGTACAGtgtcttattttctttaaacctgCAGACTCCTGGCTTTTATCGACTAAAATAACACTCAGTTTTAATATAAGACGCcttcattttcccttttttttttttaactctgcttTGTGGATCTTCCCGCACACGTCTTTATTTacatctttctttttcagtATCTTGACCTTCAAACTCAGATCAAGATCCTGAAAATTTAAGCATAATAAGTTTAGGAGTTTCACGTTGCAGTTTTTAGGAGGGGAACGgacattaaaaagcaaaaccaatGACCTCTGCTGGAACCAGTCTGTGTGTATATCTGTAGTTTTTGCTGTAATATATTTAGAGGCATTTTGTaatcatgggaaaaaaaatatattgggCAATTCTTTGGGATTGCATGAGTTTcttatagttttcttttgtaGGGAAGTAACATGTTGgcacaacagttttttttttctaacaaaatcagcaaaaaaaatcttggcatgtttaaaaaaaaagaaaagtgtaaagTGACTGCTGAGGAGATATCTGGTTGTTTGCAGTGAAACTGCATTGGTAAAAGCATGCGCTGACCAAGTAAAGGCACGTTACAGAGGGAACCAGGAgcctgtttgtaaaatattctgTAAATTACTCTCAGCATGGTCTTCGCAGAGGATAAACCACTCTGTTTACCGCCACGGCCAAAACACGACTTCCCAGACGGAAACCTACATGTGCTGCCCGCAGTGCACACAAAATACAGCAAACCCccgattttaaaaagtgtaacaGAGCTGTGTGTTCTGGTTGGTTGAGGCAGAGTAAAGAGATGCCCGGTTTATATTCTCCGCAGAGATAAGGAGACTGTATGAATACGTATTTCTTGGTTATGAAATAACCAGCTTAAGAAGAgacggagaggaggagaggctcTGGCGGTGTTTGGTGCCAATGACTGAAGTGTTAAAAGTTTCCTTTTTACCTCATGATGAACCTGGAAGGAAAGAAACCCTGTCCACTGTGTATAGATCCTCGTAGACtgtgttttgtcttcttcatACCTTTTGTTTACTGTTATTTCTTATGGATCGGATCTTGTACATTTGTTATAATAAACTGGGTTTTAAGCCTTGTGTTGCTCTTCCTTTCTTCTCAGcgttgaaatgtaaaataaaatgtacaagtTGTGTTTGGAGTGCACAAAAGGCCAGCGCTGAGATTTTTATAGAACTTccaatgaaaaaaaacttgctttgCATTCAGGTTGCGATGTTTGTATGGCATCAACTTTAAATAATTAGTAGTTCCGGTGCATTATAGCACCCTTATCACccattattcttctgtttcagtcaCAGTTTTCAGTTTGCATTTCGCCCCACAGCTTTGAAAATCccatagaataaaataaatcaaacctcTCAACTGAACATCTTTTGATAAACATGATCACAAAAATGGAACCCTCATCATGAAAGCTTTTTTAATTATAGCTTTTAGTTAACatggaaaaaaactgtaaaggTTTTGTAGCAGAACACATTTAAAGGTTTGAATAATGGGAGTGAAACATTTTAAGGCTTATGCTGCTCTTTTAAAAAGAGCATACGTTTTGTAATCCCAGGAAAGaacaaatgttgaaaattaCTAATCTTTTCAGGAGCAGATatgtacataaacaaaaacaaaaaacaatcattcaGAGGTGATCCCTGTATCCATCCCAGACCCATGAACTGTTATGTTCTGGTACAAATATATCTACCATTACACCTCTAACATATACAcgtaaattactgtaaataaaaactactgCAAGTCAGGACAACAACTTTCCACACCACACATATTATTATATAAACTCTAGagttcttcagttttgtttctgtaaatcctATATGGACTGTATTTACATAGAGCCTTTCTAACCAACCAGGCAACTCAAAGCTTTTTACAACATAATCTGTGCCCTCAtccattcatacagcactctactacaccTCTACAAAACTAACCTGAATCCATCGACCTATAGaatctaatcagtgctttagatcacattcatgcACAGATGgagcacacatcagaggcagtgaggggttcagtgccttgcccagggacacttcaacatgtggcatactggtagcatcgaacctccagctgtcttgTTACAGGATTACTGCTCTAatcactgagccacagccgcctgTATTTAATCTTAGGTGTCTTTAGGAGCGATCCTATTATTCAGAGATAAACTGTTTTTCCCCCTCGTGTGgatttttatgtgtctgtttaaatCAGACTTTTCTCTAAACCTatgtccacaaacatcacaagcaaatggtttctgtcctgtgtggattcttgTGTGACTGTTTAGATGAGACTTTAGTCCAAACATTTGTCCACAAAAATCACaagcaaatggtttctgtcctgtgtggattctcatatgtctgtttaatgttgatttttgtccaaacttgtgtccacaaacatcacaagaaaatggcttctgtcctgtgtggattctcatatGTCTGTTTAAGTTTGACTTTTGTCCACACCTGTGTCCACAAATATCACaagcaaatggtttctgtcctgtgtggattctcatgtgtgcTATTAAATATGGCTTACGTGCAAACGTATGgccacaaacatcacaaggaAACAGTTTTTGTCCTGAGTGGATTCGAAGGTGTGTTTGTAAGGTAGACCTTTGTCCAAACTCgtgtccacaaacatcacaaacaaatggtttctgtcctgagtggattctcatgtgtgtAGTTCgatattttctgttaaatgtttttccacAGACACCACAACTAAATGATTTCTGTTCTGACTGGATTTTCTTGCTTGCGATTGAGTCTGATAAGTTTTTTAGCAGAGGGTCAGGATCATTCATATCATCATCCTCACTGACTTCAGTCTCTGAAGAGCTGAAATCATCTTCATAAGTATTTTTGTCTATGTTCCAGGTAGTTTCTGCTACTTCACAGTCCTCTTCATCAACTGCTGCTTTCATCTGGtcagctgagctgctggttgGAGGATCTCCATCTTCCACCTGGTGCTGATGAAGCTGTGAGAACACAGGTTTCTCCTCATCATACTCACTCTTCAAAGGAACTTCAGTGAAGTTGTCATCAGCCTCCACCTTCACATTGAGCTGCTCTAcatccaggctggtccacagctcctcctcttcgtccttTATGATGAGGGTCTCTATGTCCTGCTGGTCCACACCAGGCCTCCATTCTTCAGGAGCTTCTTCTTTAATCAGCACCGtctgctgaacatctgcaggGAACACTGAAACACACGAACACGAAGGACAGTTATAACTTTGTATTCACACGTGCATCACTTGTGTTATTCCTGAGTTCACTGATCAACTCAAAACTACATCTCATCCTTATCCCTGCACCCATCCCAGATCTATGAACTGTGATGGTCCGGTACAAATACAAGTTCCACTACACCTCCAACATTAACACATATAATACTATATTTGTAAACTTCTGCATATAGgttaaacaatttttaaaccacacaaagtctttaaaaataaatcctgcagCTGTTCAGCCTGAAAAGTCCTTTAACTGAGAATCAGGATCATTcacatcctcatcatcatcctcactgacttcagtctctgctcctccacaatcctctccaccagctgctgctttcaTCTGGTCAGCTGATCTGCTGGTTGAAAGATCTCCATCTTTCACCTGGTGCTGATGAAGCTGAGAGAAAAATATTCTCCTCATCATACTCACTCCCTAAAGGAACTGTAGTGAAGGAGAACTTGGTGTCATCAGCCTCCACCTTCACATTGAGCTGCTCTACATCCAGACTGGTCcgcagctcctcctcttcctcctttatgATGAGGGTCTCTGGGTCCTGCACGTCCACACCAGGCCTCCATTCTTCAGGAGCTTCTTCTTTAATCAGCACCGtctgctgaacatctgcaggGAACACTGAAACACACGAACATGAAGGACAGTTATAACTTCATATTCACACATGCATCACTTGTGTTATTCCTGAGTTCACTGATCGACTCAAAACTACATCTAATGCTGGATGTCAGAAAAACTGCTGAGACTGAATCCAAATAAGACAGAAGACCTCATGATTGACTCTCAGACGatggtaaaatatatataaagcttTCAGTCGATTCTTTGAaggaacaaattaaatgttttgcaacGAATCCTCTAAACTTGTTGTAGCTGTTTACGAGCTtagagaaaatggaaaaatatggACATAACAGGAGGCCTttgaggctttttatttttttcgcCTCATCTTGCAAACGTGGAATGATTACACAACATACGACTGTAAAGATTTTTAAGAATAACAATTTGAAGCTCAAGACTGAATTTATTCTGGACTTTCTCTAATTCACACAGGGTCAAACATGCATGTGTGCAGTGATGGGCCGTTTGAAGCTCAATCTCCGGTGCATGtatcaaaaaacaacaacacagtgtTTCAGAAGCACTGTGTCTGAGTTTGATTCATTTGGCCGAGTGACGTGATCGAAGACGTCAGAAGcgtcaaaagctttaaaacacatGACTGCTGTGGTCCCTTATTCAAAGATATGTCAGTAAGTAAATTATTGGAGAGATTTGTGGTGTTTTGGTGgcaatatttacaaaaatactaTACAAAGAAATATATACCTTCAGAAAAACAGTATGAACACAAGTAACAATATTATCTCACGATAAACAGACTGCCTAAAACATATTGCCATGAATGCAGAAAACTTGCTGCGTAATCATGTCTAACTTCCATGTGATGTAAAACAGACATGAGTTTTTTGATCTgctatgtttaaaaatgtcaaaaaaatccTAAGCAAAGGGGCAACATGCCATGCACATGTTTAAACAAGTTTAGTCatcaaataacaataattttatctgttcacacacaaaaatctatgtttaaaactgcacaaaaacagccCCATATCAGAAAGAAATGTCACATGATATTAAACAACTGTCAGTTGTATTGAAAAGGCAACCACAATGATCAGTTTATTTCAGGTTGGAGATTTAAGATGATCTTTACACTTTTGGCCACCAAATCTCACCAAAGAGGATTTTgctgaaaaagaataaatcaattAACACTTTCACTACATGTGATGGTCAAACGAAATACATTGATGGCCTTCTTTATACATCTGGTGATTCAATATGAGTAATTTCTAATGCTGTTTGTAAAACCAATCTATACATATTAATATAGATATATATGTTTACACTCAGCAGAAGGTTACAAGGTTTGTACACATCGACAAAATGGTCTTCATTAAATGGTGGAGGTGAAAAGTGGTGAAGCTACGACAGCACATGATCCACACGTTCCTCTGGAGATGCTAAGTCACTTAGCtacaaaaacctgcagctaaCATCATCACACTTAATAGGAGGAATCTAAATATACAAACCTAATCTGTGCAGACAAACTCTGGGGTTCAAATCCGCATTCGGGATTtcgttttgttgcattttgtcttttaaacgaCACCGTTCCTCTTCATAACCTGGGCCTGTTTCTTCCAGAAACCCAGACATTTCTTCCACTGCTGCTGCCGCTTCCAGTCGTTGTTCAGCCCGCTGTCTCCAAATCTCTGTTAGCTTTCGATTATCTAAAGTTTCCTTTAACGGTTACTGAGCCGTTACAGCTGAGCACGACTCAGGATGGGGAAACTGATGCAAATGTGACAGAAATTGGACACATCGCTTACAATTAAGGCAGAACAGTTTCAACTTTGTAGCTTCGGTTGCGAGTGAATGTTGTTTTTCCGGTTTCACTCTTCTTCTGTTGTCGTTTCGGTGGTAATATTTGCTCAGCAGTGACACCAACCGTTTAAGAGAAGAACTGCAGCGAGTGCAGCTCGTCTGAAGGACAGAAAAGTCGACAGAGGCTCTGTCTGCGGACATCATAGACACTAGAACAGATATTATCAGGTCTGTGGCCAAGACATTGAAGGTGTTGAACAAAGACGTAACAACAGATACACGCCATATTGACTGGCTGAGCCTGTTGGCAGAGATACGTCAGCAGGTCCGCCATATTGGAAAGAGAAACATCAGCCAGTAAAACCATTCAAGGGAAGGAAGGAGCTGTGGTTTAAGCACGATTATTAACAGATGTTTGAGGTTTAATGTTCACGAACATCATCATAATATATAATAACACAATATAcgtcatatttaaaaatactaattaaaatttaatgtaTAGCAATAtatcttttaacatttttaaatattgtatcTTTAATGGGTATCACcaaatgtcacaaacaaaacaaaacaaacttatctTGTATTATATATGTAAGCCATCAGTCATCTGAATTGAGTTGCAAAAGCTCATCAATTCACTGACATCtgaaaaaacagtaacaacagGAACATTGTCTcgtgtaaaacacaaacaaacccccAGATATTACAACAATATAATCTTGACTGCTATTCTAAATGATTCAGGGTTTCTGTATCTATATGCACTCATCGTGTTTGGTATATTCTTGTTTTGGGAACTGACAAGACCAATCTGGTGGTCTTGAATTTGAACCCTACCTAACCGCAGCGTTTTGCCAAGTTTTTAGTCTGGTGTGACATAAATAATCACTTTACACTCACTGGCTactttattaggtccacctTACTCGTAACCTGTTGGACCCCCTCTGCCTTCAGACCTGCAGTTATTATTCATGTCATCGATTCAACAAGATggtggaaacattcctcagagattctggtccatattgacatgttagcatcacacagttgctgcagatttgtcagctgcacgtCCACGACGTGAAtctcctgttccaccacatcccaaaggtgatggattggattgagatctggagGCTGTTGGAGTTCAGTGAATCCAGACCCTTCAGACCAACTTCTGGAACAGCAtcctttggacagatgtttactcataatgcacagcaccatgttaggagaaaaccaaacacagcatatcacCACTACCAgctgtgaagcatggtggtggagaaATGATGGTTTGGGCTGCAGGGCAACAATCCTGAACACAGCAGCTAACCTACAAGAGAATGGCTGAAAAAGTGGGACCATCTTCACAAGGaggttttataattttatttaaaaaagaaaaaatcttgtTTCCATTTGTAGCAGAACTCACATATACATGTTTGAATAATAGACAAGAGTAAAAAAATTTAGGCCttacatctttaaaaaacatactttttgtaATTCTAGGAAAGTAAATATTCTAAATTACTAATTCAGTTTGGAGTTGatctgtcataaaaacaaaagttaaacacTCACACTTAGTGTCTCAGCTACCTGAGTGCtagtgtggaaaaaaaggacacTTCATATCAGAGTTATaagataaatacacaaatggccTGCCACAGTAGGcttcaagacaaaaaatatacGACCTACTGAGCTCACCATCCAGCCACCTCTCACCTCTTCTTACTAACTGTGAAAACCAGGATCACAAAGCTTTTCTACACAGCTGAattaagataaacaaaaataaacggTGAACCTGCTTCTAGAGGACAGAGGTGAGCGCCTGTGACCAACACATTCTTCATCTGCATCCCTGTATCCATCCCAGACTCAAGAACTGTTATGTTCTGGTACAAATATATCTACCGTTACACCTCTAACATATACACGTAAATGACTGTGAATAAAAACTACTGCAAGTATGGACAACAACTTTCCACACCACACATGCTATTATATAAACCCTAGagttcttcagttttgtttctgtaaatgctAAATGAACTGTATTTAAATAGAGCCTTTCTAACCAACCAGGCAACTTAAAGCTTTTTACAACATAATCTGTGCCCTCATCCACTcgcacattcatacagcactctactacagaCGTCCCCAACCCCTGGGCCATGGACCGGTACCTGTCCGTGGaacatttggtaccgggccgcagagaaagaataattaatttacagtatttcctgaataacatttattttgaaaactgactggattctctccactacatctgtatatgactcactcttgatgcgtgtcaaatCGCTTATCTAGGTTACGCGATACgttactgctaaaaacaaacccacaagcagcaaaatgaataaaaaaacaaacgtctctggaagccctagatgggaccgtctcattactgagaaacaggcaaagggctcccactgattcagcgttatgttGAGtagtattctttgtgcactttatatttgtacttcacatcttattttaaagggcatgtttaaacattgccatattgaccagagaacattagacggggaggagagggtgttattcatgttgataacgaaataccaggacgcagctaacaaagctgcgagtacACATTGGTTTTACGtttattatcttttaaaaaatacccctaTTTTCATGCCGGACGtatccttttattttgttgcatttatacGCCACttctttaaaggccggtccgtgaaaatactgtctgataatgaaccggtccatGGAACTAAAAAGGTTGAGAACCGCTGCTCTACTACacctctacaaagctaacctgagtCCATCGacctatagagtctaatcagtgctttagatcacattcatacacagatggagcacacatcagaggcagtaaggggttcagtgtcttgcccagggacacttcaacatgtggcatactggtagcatcgaacctccagctgtcttgTTACAGGAttactgctctaaccactgagccacagctgcctgTATTAAATCTTAGGTGTCCTAAGGAGCAGACTTAATATTCACAGATAAACTGTTGATCCCTcttgtgtggattctcatgtgtctgtttaaacttGACTTTTGTCCAAACCTTTgaccacaaacatcacaagcaaatggtttctgtcctgtgtggattctcatgtgtttgtttacagaagACTTTTCTCTAAATCCTCGTCCACAAACACCACAATCAAATGGTTTCTGTcccgtgtggattctcatgtgtctgttaacAGTTGACTTTTCTCTAAATCCTCGTCCACAAACACCACAAGgaaatggtttctgtcctgtgtggattcttgTGTGACTGATTAGATGAGACTTTAGTCCaaatctttgtccacaaacatcacatgaAAATGGTTTGTGTCCTGTGTGGACTCCCATATGTCTGTTTAATGCTGATTTTTGTCCAAACTCgtgtccacaaacatcacaagaaAATGgattctgtcctgtgtggattctcatgtgtatGTTTAAACTAGACTTTTGTCTGAACCTgtgtccacaaacatcacaaataaatggtttctgtcctgtgtggattttcatgtgtgtctttaaatttgacttttgtcCAAACTTgtgtccacaaacatcacaagcaaatggtttctgtcctgtgtggattctcatgtgtttatttaaatctgagtTGTCTCTAAATCCTCGCCTACAAACGTCACACGCAaatggtttctctcctgtgtgcaTTCTCATGTGTATGTTTAAATACGACTTACGTCCAAATCCTcgtccacaaacatcacaagcaaACGGTTTCTGTCCTGTATGGATTCTCATGTGTGTAGTTCgatattttctgttaaatgtttttccacAGACACCACAACTATATAATTTCTGTTTTGACTGGATTTTCTTGCTTGAGATTGAGTCTGATAAGTCTTTCAGCTGAGGGTCAGGATCATTCACatcctcatcatcttcatcatcctcactgACTTCAGTCTCTGAAGAGCTGAAATCATCTTCATAAGTATTTTTGTCTATGTTCCAGGTAGTTTCTGCTACTTCACAGTCCTCTTCATCAACTGCTGCTTTCATCTGGTCAGCTGATCTGCTGGTTGAAAGATCTCCATCTTTCACCT belongs to Kryptolebias marmoratus isolate JLee-2015 linkage group LG13, ASM164957v2, whole genome shotgun sequence and includes:
- the LOC108248145 gene encoding zinc finger protein 197-like isoform X6 encodes the protein MSGFLEETGPGYEEERCRLKDKMQQNEIPNADLNPRVCLHRLVFPADVQQTVLIKEEAPEEWRPGVDVQDPETLIIKEEEEELRTSLDVEQLNVKVEADDTKFSFTTVPLGMFPADVQQTVLIKEEAPEEWRPGVDQQDIETLIIKDEEEELWTSLDVEQLNVKVEADDNFTEVPLKMFPADVQQTVLIKEEAPEEWRPGVDQQDIETLIIKEEEEELWTSLDVEQLNVKLHQHQVEDGDPPTSSSADQMKAAVDEEDCEVAETTWNIDKNTYEDDFSSSETEVSEDDDMNDPDPLLKNLSDSIASKKIQSEQKSFSCGVCGKTFNRKYRTTHMRIHSGQKPFVCDVCGHEFGQRSTLQTHLRIHSGQKLFPCDVCGHTFARKPYLIAHMRIHTGQKPFACDICGHRCGQKSNLNRHMRIHTGQKPFSCDVCGHKFGQKSTLNRHMRIHTGQKPFACDFCGQMFGLKSHLNSHTRIHTGQKPFACDVCGHRFREKSDLNRHIKIHTRGKNSLSLNNRIAPKDT
- the LOC108248145 gene encoding zinc finger protein OZF-like isoform X8, with translation MSGFLEETGPGYEEERCRLKDKMQQNEIPNADLNPRVCLHRLVFPADVQQTVLIKEEAPEEWRPGVDVQDPETLIIKEEEEELRTSLDVEQLNVKVEADDTKFSFTTVPLGMFPADVQQTVLIKEEAPEEWRPGVDQQDIETLIIKDEEEELWTSLDVEQLNVKVEADDNFTEVPLKSEYDEEKPVFSQLHQHQVEDGDPPTSSSADQMKAAVDEEDCEVAETTWNIDKNTYEDDFSSSETEVSEDDDMNDPDPLLKNLSDSIASKKIQSEQKSFSCGVCGKTFNRKYRTTHMRIHSGQKPFVCDVCGHEFGQRSTLQTHLRIHSGQKLFPCDVCGHTFARKPYLIAHMRIHTGQKPFACDICGHRCGQKSNLNRHMRIHTGQKPFSCDVCGHKFGQKSTLNRHMRIHTGQKPFACDFCGQMFGLKSHLNSHTRIHTGQKPFACDVCGHRFREKSDLNRHIKIHTRGKNSLSLNNRIAPKDT
- the LOC108248145 gene encoding zinc finger protein 260-like isoform X2, which codes for MSGFLEETGPGYEEERCRLKDKMQQNEIPNADLNPRVCLHRLVFPADVQQTVLIKEEAPEEWRPGVDVQDPETLIIKEEEEELRTSLDVEQLNVKVEADDTKFSFTTVPLGMFPADVQQTVLIKEEAPEEWRPGVDQQDIETLIIKDEEEELWTSLDVEQLNVKVEADDNFTEVPLKMFPADVQQTVLIKEEAPEEWRPGVDQQDIETLIIKEEEEELWTSLDVEQLNVKLHQHQVKDGDLSTSRSADQMKAAVDEEDCEVAETTWNIDKNTYEDDFSSSETEVSEDDEDDEDVNDPDPQLKDLSDSISSKKIQSKQKLYSCGVCGKTFNRKYRTTHMRIHTGQKPFACDVCGRGFGRKSYLNIHMRMHTGEKPFACDVCRRGFRDNSDLNKHMRIHTGQKPFACDVCGHKFGQKSNLKTHMKIHTGQKPFICDVCGHRFRQKSSLNIHMRIHTGQNPFSCDVCGHEFGQKSALNRHMGVHTGHKPFSCDVCGQRFGLKSHLISHTRIHTGQKPFPCGVCGRGFREKSTVNRHMRIHTGQKPFDCGVCGRGFREKSSVNKHMRIHTGQKPFACDVCGQRFGQKSSLNRHMRIHTRGINSLSVNIKSAP
- the LOC108248145 gene encoding zinc finger protein OZF-like isoform X5, producing the protein MSGFLEETGPGYEEERCRLKDKMQQNEIPNADLNPRVCLHRLVFPADVQQTVLIKEEAPEEWRPGVDQQDIETLIIKDEEEELWTSLDVEQLNVKVEADDNFTEVPLKMFPADVQQTVLIKEEAPEEWRPGVDQQDIETLIIKEEEEELWTSLDVEQLNVKVEADDTRFSFTTVPLKNEDDEEKPVFSQLHQHQVKDGDLSTSRSADQMKAAVDEEDCEVAETTWNIDKNTYEDDFSSSETEVSEDDEDDEDVNDPDPQLKDLSDSISSKKIQSKQKLYSCGVCGKTFNRKYRTTHMRIHTGQKPFACDVCGRGFGRKSYLNIHMRMHTGEKPFACDVCRRGFRDNSDLNKHMRIHTGQKPFACDVCGHKFGQKSNLKTHMKIHTGQKPFICDVCGHRFRQKSSLNIHMRIHTGQNPFSCDVCGHEFGQKSALNRHMGVHTGHKPFSCDVCGQRFGLKSHLISHTRIHTGQKPFPCGVCGRGFREKSTVNRHMRIHTGQKPFDCGVCGRGFREKSSVNKHMRIHTGQKPFACDVCGQRFGQKSSLNRHMRIHTRGINSLSVNIKSAP